In Silene latifolia isolate original U9 population chromosome 6, ASM4854445v1, whole genome shotgun sequence, the genomic window TAAGAGTGCTGGCACAACACATGGACTCACAGATTCCCTCACAAAACCCTTATTCATCAATTCTTCAATTTGTGTCTGTAATTCCTTAGTGGTAGTTGGATCACTTCTGTATGCAGGTCTGTTAGGGATTACAGATCCTGGTACTAGATCAGTTTGATGCTCTATGCCCCTGAGGGGAGGCAGCCCACTAGGAAGTTCATCAGGGAACACATATGAACATCCCTCCAACAATATCTGAACCTCTATAGGAATTTGAGGTTTCTCAGCTTCTGAGATTTCTTTGGCCAGTAATATGAGAACTGGTTGTTCTTGTTGTAGCTCCTTTACTATCTCAGATTCTGATAAGAATAAGACTCTATTGAGTCCATCAGTCACACTAGAACTCCCATAGCTTTTCTGATTGGGAGGTAAAGGAGTTAGGGTGATCTTCCTACTACCTTGCTTAAATGTGTAGGTATTGTTCCTCCCATGGTGAACTGTACTCTTGTCAAATTCCCATGGCCTGCCTAAGAGCAAATAAAGGGCATCCATAGGCACCATATCACAGAGGAACTCATCCTTGTAAACTATTCCAATGGAGAAAGAAATGAGACACTGCCTGTCTACCTTGACCTCAactcccttgttcaaccatctgAGCTTATAAGGGTGGGGATGTATCTTAGTGTTCAGGTTAAGCTTTTCAACTAAGGTGACATAAGCCACATTGGTGCAGCTACCACCATCAATGATTAGGTTACAGACTCTCTTCTGAATGGTGCACCTACTTCTGAAAATTAATGACCTCCTCCTCAAGGGGTGCTTGTTGTGAGTGCATAACTCTCCATAAAACCAAGCTGTGGCTAGTGTCAGGTTGAGCCAACACAGCATCCCGACTAGGTTCCTTATCCACAGTCTTACTCTCAATAATCTCCTCCTGTTCATACTCCACTAGGCCATCTCTCTCCCATTCTTCTACTTCTATGGCAGTCATGACTCTTTTAGAAGGATAATCCTTCTTAAAATGTCCATAGCCTTGGCATTGAAAGCATTTGATTCTGTTTTCTGTGggtgggtgggggggggggggggggggttgggtAGGTTTAGAGGTAGCAACAACTTTCCCCTTATCTGAGGTAGGTCGTGTTGTAGTTTTTGAGGTGTCACTGAATCTCACACCAGTGTAAGGTTTGAAAACAGGTTTGGTGATTGGTTTGGGTGTAACAGGTTTAGATCTCACCATTTTTTCTACCCTGAGTGCTAGGTTAACTACATCGTCATATGACCACAGTGGTTGCATCCTAACCTTAGCAGCAATGTTTTTATCAAGCCCTTCTAAAAACCTAGCAATCCATTGCTTAGGTTTCTCATTAATCTCACATTGCAAGGTTAGTTACTCAAATTCCCTTAAATAAGTCTCAATGGGTCTCTCATCCTGTCTAAGCTAAGACAATTTAGTG contains:
- the LOC141588350 gene encoding uncharacterized protein LOC141588350, coding for MTAIEVEEWERDGLVEYEQEEIIESKTVDKEPSRDAVLAQPDTSHSLVLWRVMHSQQAPLEEEVINFQNCTNVAYVTLVEKLNLNTKIHPHPYKLRWLNKGVEVKVDRQCLISFSIGIVYKDEFLCDMVPMDALYLLLGRPWEFDKSTVHHGRNNTYTFKQGSRKITLTPLPPNQKSYGSSSVTDGLNRVLFLSESEIVKELQQEQPVLILLAKEISEAEKPQIPIEVQILLEGCSYVFPDELPSGLPPLRGIEHQTDLVPGSVIPNRPAYRSDPTTTKELQTQIEELMNKGFVRESVSPCVVPALLVPKKDGS